In a genomic window of Vulpes vulpes isolate BD-2025 chromosome 6, VulVul3, whole genome shotgun sequence:
- the RPL10L gene encoding ribosomal protein uL16-like isoform X2, producing MGRRPARCYRYCKNKPYPKSRFCRGVPDAKIRIFDLALEAARICANKYMVKSCGKDGFHIRVRLHPFHVIRINKMLSCAGADRLQTGMRGAFGKPQGTVARVHIGQVIMSIRTKLQNKEHVIEALRRAKFKFPGRQKIHISKKWGFTKFNANEFEDKVAKKRLIPDGCGVKYVPSRGSLDKWRALHS from the exons ATGGGCCGCAGACCAGCTCGCTGTTACCGGTATTGTAAAAACAAGCCGTATCCAAAGTCTCGTTTCTGCCGAGGAGTCCCGGATGCCAAGATCCGCATCTTTGACCTGG CCCTGGAGGCCGCTCGCATTTGTGCCAACAAGTACATGGTGAAGAGCTGTGGCAAGGATGGCTTTCACATCCGCGTGCGGCTTCATCCCTTCCACGTCATCCGCATCAACAAGATGCTGTCCTGCGCCGGGGCTGACAGGCTCCAGACAGGCATGCGAGGTGCATTTGGGAAGCCGCAGGGCACGGTGGCCAGAGTCCACATTGGCCAAGTCATCATGTCCATCCGCACCAAGCTTCAGAATAAGGAACACGTGATTGAAGCGCTACGCAGGGCCAAGTTCAAGTTCCCTGGCCGCCAGAAGATCCATATCTCCAAGAAGTGGGGCTTTACCAAGTTTAATGCTAATGAATTTGAAGACAAAGTGGCTAAGAAGCGCCTCATCCCTGACGGCTGTGGAGTCAAATACGTTCCCAGTCGTGGCTCTCTGGACAAGTGGAGAGCTCTGCACTCCTGA
- the RPL10L gene encoding ribosomal protein uL16-like isoform X1, with protein sequence MGRRPARCYRYCKNKPYPKSRFCRGVPDAKIRIFDLGRKKAKVDEFPLCGHMVSDEYEQLSSEALEAARICANKYMVKSCGKDGFHIRVRLHPFHVIRINKMLSCAGADRLQTGMRGAFGKPQGTVARVHIGQVIMSIRTKLQNKEHVIEALRRAKFKFPGRQKIHISKKWGFTKFNANEFEDKVAKKRLIPDGCGVKYVPSRGSLDKWRALHS encoded by the coding sequence ATGGGCCGCAGACCAGCTCGCTGTTACCGGTATTGTAAAAACAAGCCGTATCCAAAGTCTCGTTTCTGCCGAGGAGTCCCGGATGCCAAGATCCGCATCTTTGACCTGGGTCGGAAGAAGGCAAAAGTGGATGAGTTCCCACTGTGCGGCCACATGGTGTCTGATGAATACGAGCAGCTCTCCTCGGAAGCCCTGGAGGCCGCTCGCATTTGTGCCAACAAGTACATGGTGAAGAGCTGTGGCAAGGATGGCTTTCACATCCGCGTGCGGCTTCATCCCTTCCACGTCATCCGCATCAACAAGATGCTGTCCTGCGCCGGGGCTGACAGGCTCCAGACAGGCATGCGAGGTGCATTTGGGAAGCCGCAGGGCACGGTGGCCAGAGTCCACATTGGCCAAGTCATCATGTCCATCCGCACCAAGCTTCAGAATAAGGAACACGTGATTGAAGCGCTACGCAGGGCCAAGTTCAAGTTCCCTGGCCGCCAGAAGATCCATATCTCCAAGAAGTGGGGCTTTACCAAGTTTAATGCTAATGAATTTGAAGACAAAGTGGCTAAGAAGCGCCTCATCCCTGACGGCTGTGGAGTCAAATACGTTCCCAGTCGTGGCTCTCTGGACAAGTGGAGAGCTCTGCACTCCTGA